The nucleotide window ACAAAAGGAGCAAAAGGCATgtcatatttatttgttaagtaAGTGGTGTCGAAAGATATGACTTCGCCAAAATATTCATATGCGGCCCTACATCTTGCATCTGCCCAAAACACATTTCGTAACCGACTTTCATCATCGACGTCCATTACATAATAAAATTGACTATTTTGCTTTTGCATCCTAACAAAGTATTTTTGTATTGCTTCAGCATCTCCTGTCCCAAGTCGTAATCGTCTTACTTTGTCTATGTGGTTTCTACAGTCTTTTTCTCCAAATGTGAGATTCTCATACCCATTTGCTTCACCGACCAAGGATCGAAAATTTCTACTCACATTAATCCCAGCTTGATCATTAAGTTCTAACCTCCTCTTCATTCGAGCCCCAATATTTTTGTTAGATCTAAAATATCGTGCTTTCCCTGGACTTAGATCATgattatgctaaaaaaaaacacttgaaaTTTTAGTTGTTCCGTCTGAATACATAAACGCATTCAATCTAGCCTTACACTGCGTTTTTGTTACAGGATTTGGCTCTAACAAATTCTTTGAGCGACTCACATACTTTCTAGATCGACTGCATGCTAAAGTAAAATACATTTTCCCTTCATCTCCTTTTTTTGAACTTATTTTAGTAGTTCCAAAACCCACCCGCTGAGCATAATTCCTGTAATACTCAGTAATTTCCTTCTCAGATCCAAATGACATCCCATCACAAGGTGTTTCTTCTTCATAAGTATCATTTGCTTCTAAACAATCATTAGTTTCCAATTCATCACAAGACTCAAATCCTTCTTGCACTaatacaacaaataaaataaaataaaaaacctataTTAATTGACCAAATTCACAGAATACACAAAATACACAAATTTCCTGCTAATGatatataaaaacaacaaatacacAAAATACTTACTTGTAAGTGAAATGAAATCTGAAATACTCTGCTTTAGGCTATGAATCAATGGAAGCTATGATAGTAAGCAGAAACAGAGTTATGTGAGGATGAATATGAGATCAAATTCACAGAGGCAAGACGTAAGAATGAGAAAACGACCACGACGCTATTTCGCAACAAATGAGATTGAACTCCAATCAGAGTATTTGATTCGCGGGAATGAGGAAACAATTCGCAGGAAAGAGTATCTGATTCGCGGGAGTGGAGATCGTGGGTTTCCATTCTTTTTTTGGCTGAactgcagtttttttttttagttacaaACTGCaggttttatatttaatttaatcttatttttgttGGACAGAGAAAGTGTAGCGCGTGGAAGTAGAAAGTTTTCACGCTCCCGTGAGTATTCTTGCACAACACTTCCGTACAAAATAGCATTTTCCTTGTTTTAAATACCTCTGAATTTAGGAGTGACAACCCTGGACACTGAAACCTGTAGGAACTCTGGTGTAATGGTTGCAACTGAAAGTTGGAGGAGAATGAACTCATACCTCTGAGAGAGTAAGACCTCACATGTACCTACCCGTGTGATCAGCAGGTGCAACTCGACAGCTGATAGGTAGTAAAACCCAATAAACTCATCacttggataaaaaaaaaaacactaaaagcCGAATATGACTTGATTGTTAAGTcatttcaacaaataaatagagggGATTCAAAAAATCCTAACTATCGCtaacatttttcaatcaaaacagaTAAACtttgctctgttgcaaacagattAAATTGCAAAACTATAAACcctttatcattatttatttttattgttcccAAATAAATAACGCGGATTGTTTAGTTGAAACTACTATTTACATGATACAATACTCTACTTACACTTTCTTATTTGATAAATAACTTGATGCACTTGCCTAAATCTAACCAAGTAAACCGTCTCTCACATAGAAGAAAATCAGCTAATAGACTATCATCAATAAACCTTCTAAAATGATTAAAGTCATCCTGTCATGAGGTTGTCCCCTGAATTTTCTTTCCTCCTCTGAGTGAATAACATCAAAATATAACCACATAAACACCAATTACCTaatcttcatttctttttcttttttttttgctgccAAATTAACGATCAACACGCACTTAGTCAAACCCACAACGTCTACCTACCCCAAAATCATAAGGTATCCAATATCCATCATCTTATCttctataatttatttattatttttgaaagcaTGGTTTATTTATTACGTATCTTCTAAGTTTAGCTAAATCAAGAAACCCAAAATTTCAATGTCCACAAATAAACCCAAACCTGTTCTTCCTTGGAAGGTCCGCGCTACAATTTCACTTCTTACAGTTTTAACGGACTCTTCATGTCGCGCAAACGGCACCGTCAATCGCCGTCTCTTTAACTTCTTCGATCTCAAATCCTCACCTAACGCCACTCCGATTAACGGCGTTTCCACTAAAGACGTCACCGTTAACTCCGAAAACAACCTTTGGTTCCGTCTCTTTACTCCAACTGTTGCCGGAGAAGTCACCGAAGATGGTGGTTCCACCAAAACTACCTCCCTTCCCGTCGTCATTTTCTTCCACGGTGGTGGCTtcacttttctttcttcttcctcaaacCTCTACGATGCGGTTTGTCGTAGACTCTGCCGGGAAATCTCCGCTGTCATTGTCTCCGTCAACTACCGACTTGCACCAGAGCATCGCTATCCGTCGCAATATGAAGACGGAGAAGCAGTACTGAGATTCCTTGACGAGAACGTAACAGTTTTACCGGAAAATACTGACGTGTCAAAATGTTTCCTAGCCGGAGATAGCGCCGGTGGAAATTTGGTACACCATGTTGCGGTTAGGGCATGCAAAGCGGGGCTCCAGAATATCTGTGTTATCGGGTCAATATTGATCCAACCGTTTTTCGGAGGAGAAGAACGGACGGAGGCAGAGATTCGCCTAGTTGGGATGCCGTTTGTGTCAGTGGCAAGGACTGATTGGATGTGGAAAGTGTTTTTACCAGAGGGATCGGACCGGGATCATGGCGCGGTTAAT belongs to Medicago truncatula cultivar Jemalong A17 chromosome 6, MtrunA17r5.0-ANR, whole genome shotgun sequence and includes:
- the LOC11420167 gene encoding probable carboxylesterase 18; its protein translation is MSTNKPKPVLPWKVRATISLLTVLTDSSCRANGTVNRRLFNFFDLKSSPNATPINGVSTKDVTVNSENNLWFRLFTPTVAGEVTEDGGSTKTTSLPVVIFFHGGGFTFLSSSSNLYDAVCRRLCREISAVIVSVNYRLAPEHRYPSQYEDGEAVLRFLDENVTVLPENTDVSKCFLAGDSAGGNLVHHVAVRACKAGLQNICVIGSILIQPFFGGEERTEAEIRLVGMPFVSVARTDWMWKVFLPEGSDRDHGAVNVCGPNAEDLSGLDYPDTLVFVGGFDPLIDWQKRYYDWLKKCGKKAELIEYPNMVHGFHVFPDFPESTQLIMQVKDFINKVSNSK